From the genome of Sulfitobacter sp. DSM 110093, one region includes:
- the ccmE gene encoding cytochrome c maturation protein CcmE, with product MKSLKKQRRIQIIAVAAVALVLSTALIGYALRDGINYFRAPSQVIAEPPGPAEVFRIGGLVEEGSLKRGQGEAIRFAVTDGGGTVPVVFTGVLPDLFEENQGMVGTGRYVDGVFEASEILAKHDETYMPKEVTDALKEQGVYRDPEG from the coding sequence ATGAAAAGCCTGAAAAAACAGCGACGCATCCAGATCATCGCCGTCGCTGCGGTGGCCTTGGTGCTGTCGACCGCGTTGATCGGCTATGCGCTGCGCGACGGCATCAACTACTTCCGCGCGCCTAGCCAAGTGATCGCCGAACCGCCCGGCCCGGCAGAGGTCTTTCGCATCGGCGGGCTGGTTGAGGAAGGCTCCCTTAAACGGGGACAGGGTGAGGCGATTCGCTTTGCCGTAACGGATGGCGGTGGGACCGTGCCGGTGGTGTTCACGGGTGTTCTGCCTGACCTGTTTGAAGAGAACCAAGGCATGGTCGGCACCGGGCGTTATGTGGATGGTGTCTTTGAAGCCTCTGAAATCCTTGCGAAACATGACGAAACCTACATGCCCAAAGAAGTGACGGACGCGCTAAAAGAACAAGGCGTTTACCGCGATCCTGAGGGTTGA
- a CDS encoding indolepyruvate ferredoxin oxidoreductase family protein: MTTQKISLNDRFDLEKSPVLLNGTQALVRLMMMQSARDRAAGLNTAGYVTGYRGSPLGAVDLQMQRAEKKLAEHNVRFEPGLNEDLAATMLWGSQQAELRGEGKYDGVYGLWYGKGPGVDRTGDVMRHANMAGTSPHGGVLMAMGDDHTGESSTVLHQSEWAMVDAYMPVVSPAGVQEILDYGIYGWALSRFSGLWVGLKTMKDTVEATSVVNGDPNRMKLITPEFDMPDGGLSIRLGDTPHLQEARMIDYKRFAAEAFSHANKMDKRMWGKRGAKIGFAAAGKNWLDLVHALSLLNIDENEAERLGITTYKIGQTFPLDMQGFHEWADGLDLIVVVEEKRKLIEIQIKEALFNDTHRRVYGWHKSGAGMEHGEELFPTRGALDPILIAEKIGGILLEEGRETDGIRAGLEALNEARRSDNAEDIAARLPYYCAGCPHNSSTKVPEGSRAYAGIGCHYMVQWMDRETTGFTHMGGEGANWIGEAPFSNTKHVFQNLGDGTYNHSGVQAIRAAIAAGTNITYKILYNDAVAMTGGQHNEGDLDSYRIVEELKAMGVKHIAVVYDEKEDVDLARFKGVEVHERDEMPNVQKAYREHEGVSAIVYIQTCAAEKRRRRKRGLFPDPDKRVFINEDVCEGCGDCGVQSNCVAVVPNETELGRKRAIDQSSCNKDFSCVNGFCPSFLTLEGAKVRKDPTTELTIPDLPMPELPKIDGTHNVVITGVGGTGVVTIGALLAQAAQLDGKGAGMMEMAGLAQKGGAVHIHCRLAERPEDISAIRVATGEAHALIGGDLVVSAGHKTLGLTRPGRTGAVVNSHQIITGDFTRDTEFQMPYDRLSLALEARLKDDVAMFDASDLAKAALGDSIFSNMMIFGAAWQRGLLPLTLESLQEAIRMNGAAVERNMRAFEIGRWAVLYPQDAKLVSEPKIVELPKSMNDKIAFRENHLTEYQGKGLAKRYAKMLDGIEDRDVKAAAALGYHKLLSYKDEYEVARLLITSRDKARAEFDGDFKMTFHMAPPLISKMGPNGRPQKREFGQWLEGPLRVMAKFKGLRGTPLDPFGYTAERKMEHALIKQYEADMAEVLPKLTDQTRDAIVALAELPLQIRGFGPVKQAAEAKAAKRREELLAVIRAGGTVTAKAAE; encoded by the coding sequence ATGACGACGCAAAAGATTTCACTGAACGACCGTTTCGACCTTGAGAAAAGCCCGGTGCTGCTGAACGGCACGCAGGCGCTGGTTCGGTTGATGATGATGCAATCCGCCCGCGACCGTGCGGCGGGGTTGAATACTGCTGGCTATGTGACCGGCTACCGGGGCAGTCCGCTGGGCGCTGTCGATCTGCAAATGCAGCGGGCTGAGAAGAAACTGGCCGAACATAACGTGCGTTTTGAGCCGGGTCTGAACGAAGATCTCGCGGCGACGATGCTTTGGGGCAGCCAACAGGCGGAACTGCGCGGTGAGGGAAAATACGACGGCGTCTATGGCCTATGGTACGGCAAAGGCCCGGGGGTGGACCGCACCGGCGATGTGATGCGCCATGCGAATATGGCGGGCACGTCGCCTCATGGTGGTGTGCTGATGGCAATGGGGGATGACCATACCGGTGAATCCTCCACCGTGTTGCACCAGTCGGAATGGGCAATGGTGGATGCCTATATGCCGGTGGTTTCGCCCGCTGGTGTGCAGGAAATCTTGGATTACGGTATCTATGGCTGGGCGCTGAGCCGGTTCTCGGGCCTTTGGGTCGGCCTGAAGACGATGAAAGACACCGTTGAGGCCACCAGTGTGGTGAACGGTGATCCGAACCGGATGAAGCTGATCACGCCGGAGTTCGACATGCCTGATGGCGGTCTAAGCATTCGTCTGGGTGATACGCCGCATCTGCAAGAAGCGCGGATGATCGATTACAAGCGTTTCGCGGCCGAGGCATTCTCTCATGCCAACAAGATGGACAAGCGCATGTGGGGCAAGCGCGGTGCCAAGATCGGTTTTGCCGCTGCGGGTAAGAACTGGCTTGATCTGGTGCATGCGCTGAGCCTTTTGAATATCGATGAGAACGAGGCCGAGCGCCTCGGTATCACGACCTATAAAATTGGCCAGACCTTCCCGCTGGACATGCAGGGGTTCCATGAGTGGGCTGATGGGCTGGACCTGATCGTGGTGGTCGAAGAAAAGCGCAAGCTGATCGAAATTCAGATCAAAGAAGCGCTGTTTAACGACACCCACCGCCGGGTTTATGGCTGGCACAAAAGCGGCGCGGGCATGGAGCATGGCGAAGAGCTGTTCCCGACCCGTGGTGCGCTTGACCCGATCCTGATCGCCGAAAAAATCGGCGGCATCCTGTTGGAAGAGGGCCGTGAGACCGACGGCATTCGAGCGGGACTCGAGGCGCTGAACGAGGCACGCCGTTCGGACAATGCCGAGGATATCGCCGCGCGCCTGCCTTACTATTGCGCAGGCTGCCCGCATAACTCTTCGACGAAAGTGCCCGAAGGCAGCCGCGCCTATGCGGGCATCGGCTGTCACTACATGGTACAGTGGATGGACCGTGAGACCACCGGCTTTACCCATATGGGCGGTGAGGGCGCGAACTGGATCGGGGAAGCACCGTTCTCTAATACCAAGCACGTGTTCCAGAACCTTGGGGATGGCACCTATAACCACTCTGGCGTTCAGGCGATCCGTGCGGCCATCGCGGCGGGGACGAACATCACCTATAAGATCCTCTACAATGATGCGGTCGCCATGACGGGCGGGCAGCATAATGAGGGCGATCTGGATTCCTACCGGATCGTGGAAGAACTGAAAGCGATGGGCGTCAAGCATATCGCCGTGGTCTATGACGAGAAAGAAGACGTGGACCTTGCGCGGTTCAAAGGCGTCGAAGTGCATGAGCGCGATGAGATGCCAAATGTGCAAAAGGCCTACCGCGAGCATGAGGGCGTCAGCGCGATAGTCTATATCCAGACCTGCGCCGCTGAAAAACGCCGCCGCCGTAAGCGGGGCTTGTTCCCCGATCCCGACAAGCGTGTCTTTATCAACGAAGACGTTTGCGAGGGCTGCGGCGATTGTGGTGTGCAGTCGAACTGCGTGGCCGTGGTGCCGAATGAGACAGAGCTGGGGCGCAAGCGCGCGATTGACCAATCGTCCTGCAACAAGGATTTCTCCTGCGTGAATGGGTTCTGCCCTTCGTTCCTCACGCTGGAAGGTGCCAAGGTCCGCAAAGACCCGACAACCGAACTGACCATTCCCGACCTGCCGATGCCTGAACTGCCCAAGATTGACGGCACTCATAACGTTGTCATCACCGGTGTCGGCGGCACCGGTGTTGTAACCATCGGTGCGCTCTTGGCACAGGCTGCGCAATTGGACGGTAAGGGTGCGGGCATGATGGAAATGGCGGGCCTCGCCCAGAAGGGCGGCGCGGTTCATATCCATTGCCGTCTGGCGGAGCGCCCTGAAGACATCAGCGCTATTCGCGTCGCGACAGGTGAAGCACATGCGCTGATTGGTGGTGATCTGGTTGTTTCGGCAGGGCACAAGACGTTGGGCCTGACCCGTCCGGGTCGCACCGGGGCGGTTGTGAACTCGCACCAGATCATCACCGGGGATTTCACCCGTGATACCGAATTCCAAATGCCTTACGACCGTCTGTCGCTGGCACTGGAAGCGCGGCTGAAGGATGATGTGGCGATGTTCGATGCGTCCGATCTGGCGAAGGCTGCTTTGGGCGATTCGATCTTTTCCAACATGATGATCTTTGGTGCGGCTTGGCAGCGTGGGCTGCTGCCGCTGACATTGGAAAGCCTGCAAGAGGCGATCCGAATGAACGGTGCTGCGGTTGAGCGCAACATGCGCGCCTTTGAGATTGGCCGCTGGGCCGTTCTTTACCCGCAGGACGCCAAGTTGGTGAGCGAGCCGAAGATCGTTGAATTGCCCAAGTCAATGAACGACAAAATCGCCTTCCGCGAAAACCACCTGACTGAGTATCAAGGCAAGGGTCTCGCCAAACGCTATGCCAAAATGCTGGATGGGATCGAAGACCGGGACGTGAAGGCGGCGGCCGCCTTGGGCTATCATAAGCTGCTGAGCTACAAGGATGAATACGAAGTCGCCCGGTTGCTCATCACCAGCCGTGACAAAGCGCGGGCCGAGTTTGATGGTGATTTCAAAATGACCTTCCACATGGCGCCGCCGCTGATCTCGAAGATGGGGCCGAACGGTCGTCCTCAGAAGCGTGAGTTTGGTCAATGGCTCGAAGGGCCGTTGCGGGTCATGGCTAAGTTCAAGGGGCTGCGCGGCACGCCGCTCGATCCCTTCGGCTATACCGCCGAGCGCAAGATGGAGCATGCATTGATCAAGCAGTATGAGGCCGATATGGCCGAGGTGCTGCCCAAGCTGACCGATCAGACCCGCGATGCCATCGTGGCGCTGGCCGAATTACCGTTGCAGATCCGCGGCTTTGGCCCAGTTAAACAGGCGGCAGAGGCCAAAGCCGCAAAACGGCGCGAAGAACTGTTGGCTGTGATCCGCGCGGGCGGCACGGTGACGGCGAAAGCGGCAGAGTAA
- a CDS encoding aspartate/glutamate racemase family protein, translating into MAVGIFDSGLGGLTVWNKVQERLPEVDFVYLADSAHAPYGVRNADDIYDLTCAAVQRLFDAGCDLVILACNTASAAALRRMQEGWIPRDKRVLGVFVPLIEAMTERQWGDNSPPREVAVNHVALFATPATVASRAFQRELSFRAIGVDVEAQACGGVVDAIEEGDMILAEALVRSHVDALKRKMPDPDAAILGCTHYPLMQEAFQAALGAKVKVFSQAELVADSLADYLERHPAMMGSGEAAFLTTGDPARVSDRATQFLRRQITFTAA; encoded by the coding sequence ATGGCAGTTGGTATTTTCGATTCGGGGCTGGGCGGGCTGACCGTCTGGAATAAGGTGCAAGAACGGCTGCCGGAGGTGGATTTTGTCTATCTCGCTGACAGCGCCCATGCGCCTTACGGTGTGCGCAACGCCGATGACATCTATGATTTGACCTGCGCTGCCGTGCAGCGGCTATTTGATGCGGGCTGCGATCTGGTGATCCTTGCTTGCAACACTGCCTCTGCCGCCGCGCTGCGGCGCATGCAGGAGGGTTGGATTCCCCGTGATAAACGGGTGCTGGGTGTATTCGTGCCCTTGATTGAGGCGATGACTGAACGCCAATGGGGGGACAATTCCCCGCCGCGTGAAGTGGCCGTGAACCATGTGGCGTTGTTTGCCACCCCCGCGACTGTGGCCAGCCGTGCGTTTCAACGCGAATTGTCATTCCGCGCCATCGGTGTGGACGTCGAGGCGCAAGCCTGCGGCGGGGTGGTCGATGCCATTGAAGAGGGCGACATGATTTTGGCCGAGGCGTTGGTGCGCAGCCATGTCGATGCGCTGAAACGCAAGATGCCCGATCCAGACGCGGCAATTTTGGGCTGTACCCACTATCCGCTGATGCAAGAGGCATTTCAGGCGGCTTTGGGGGCCAAGGTAAAGGTGTTTAGCCAAGCCGAATTGGTCGCGGATTCGCTAGCGGACTATCTTGAACGGCATCCGGCGATGATGGGCAGTGGCGAGGCGGCGTTTCTCACCACGGGCGATCCCGCCCGCGTAAGCGACCGTGCGACGCAGTTCTTGCGACGACAAATCACATTCACTGCCGCCTAA
- a CDS encoding holin family protein: MGLIERIFTTVFGGERNVIRDTVEVFRENAEAGAQRAHVVQGQAMAQYGAEFAHPRQGGFDRFMDGMNRLPRPMLALGTLGLFVTAMVNPLWFAERMQGIALVPEPLWWLLGVIVSFYFGARQQVKSQEFQRAIVGSIARVPQVVENIDALRELRADTPRVADTGGDTRLALAAAEPTDNPALDAWRRSHA, from the coding sequence ATGGGGTTAATCGAACGCATTTTTACAACTGTCTTTGGTGGGGAGCGAAATGTGATCCGCGACACGGTTGAGGTCTTTCGTGAGAATGCCGAGGCCGGGGCGCAGCGTGCCCATGTGGTGCAGGGCCAAGCGATGGCCCAATATGGGGCGGAGTTTGCGCATCCTCGGCAGGGTGGATTTGACCGTTTCATGGATGGGATGAACCGCCTGCCGCGCCCGATGTTGGCGCTTGGGACCTTGGGGTTGTTCGTCACCGCCATGGTCAACCCGCTGTGGTTTGCCGAACGAATGCAGGGCATCGCATTAGTGCCCGAGCCGTTGTGGTGGCTTTTGGGTGTGATCGTGTCGTTCTACTTTGGTGCGCGGCAGCAGGTGAAATCGCAAGAGTTTCAGCGCGCTATAGTCGGCAGCATCGCGCGGGTGCCGCAGGTGGTCGAGAATATTGATGCCCTGCGTGAACTGCGTGCCGACACCCCGCGTGTGGCCGATACGGGTGGCGACACGCGGCTTGCCCTTGCGGCGGCCGAACCTACGGATAATCCTGCGCTTGATGCATGGCGCCGGAGCCACGCCTGA
- a CDS encoding LysR family transcriptional regulator, which produces MDWDKLRIFHAVADAGSLTHAGDKLNLSQSAVSRQIRGLEEQLNTNLFHRHARGLILTEQGELLFDATSAMAKRLDAAAARIRDSEEEVFGELRVTTTTGFGTLWLAPRLPKLYEQYPDLKVDLMLEERVLDLPMREADVAIRMKEPSQADLIRKRLMTVRMGIYASPEYLEKHGTPKRMEDMADHRLICQNTDSDQVGAGLQLVKELMMYDLRSLLTVNNYFGVLQGVVHHLGLGVLPNYLIQDFPHIVHVMPDIESADVPVYLAYPEELRQSKRVAAFKDFVQEEIITYRKQWRERTEGEG; this is translated from the coding sequence ATGGATTGGGACAAACTCAGAATTTTTCACGCCGTGGCCGATGCCGGGTCGCTGACCCACGCGGGCGACAAATTAAACCTGTCGCAATCCGCGGTCAGTCGGCAGATTCGCGGGCTGGAAGAACAGCTGAATACCAACCTCTTCCACCGTCACGCGCGTGGGTTGATCCTGACCGAACAAGGTGAGTTGCTGTTTGACGCGACTTCAGCCATGGCCAAACGGCTTGATGCCGCTGCCGCCCGCATCCGCGACAGCGAAGAAGAAGTGTTCGGTGAGCTGCGTGTGACCACAACCACAGGCTTCGGCACGCTTTGGCTCGCCCCCCGCCTGCCCAAGCTTTATGAGCAATATCCCGACCTCAAAGTTGACCTGATGCTTGAAGAGCGCGTGCTGGACCTGCCCATGCGTGAGGCCGATGTGGCAATCCGCATGAAAGAACCAAGCCAAGCCGATCTGATCCGCAAACGTTTGATGACAGTCCGGATGGGGATCTACGCCAGCCCCGAATACCTAGAGAAACATGGCACCCCCAAGCGGATGGAGGATATGGCCGACCATCGCCTGATCTGCCAAAACACCGACAGCGATCAAGTAGGCGCCGGGCTGCAGCTGGTCAAAGAACTGATGATGTATGACCTCCGTTCGCTTTTGACGGTCAACAACTACTTTGGCGTGTTGCAGGGTGTCGTGCACCACCTTGGCCTTGGCGTGCTGCCCAATTACCTGATCCAAGATTTTCCGCATATCGTGCATGTCATGCCCGATATCGAATCCGCCGATGTGCCAGTCTACCTCGCCTACCCCGAAGAGTTGCGCCAATCAAAACGGGTCGCCGCCTTCAAGGATTTCGTCCAAGAAGAGATCATAACCTATCGCAAACAATGGCGTGAACGGACCGAAGGCGAAGGCTGA
- a CDS encoding holin-associated N-acetylmuramidase: protein MQSVQEIASAIVAREGGFVNDPDDPGGATNFGVTIHTMRRLGLDLTGDGRVDTLDVRRLSRAQAVDIFVRHYFNAPRIAELPVPLQPSVFDMYVNAGSNAVKILQQLLREMGQDIVVDGAIGPQTIRASHAGLTAAPDHMVDAYGIARRNYYFRLADRRPASRKYARSRAGGKGGWIRRAEEFITPHYHMTDAAFAQRVAQWG, encoded by the coding sequence ATGCAGTCAGTCCAAGAAATCGCCAGTGCCATCGTGGCGCGTGAGGGCGGATTTGTGAATGATCCCGATGATCCGGGTGGGGCCACGAATTTTGGCGTGACGATCCATACAATGCGCCGATTGGGGCTGGATCTGACGGGCGACGGGCGGGTCGATACCTTGGACGTGCGCCGCCTAAGCCGGGCGCAGGCCGTCGACATTTTCGTCAGGCACTACTTCAACGCACCACGCATTGCGGAACTGCCCGTCCCGCTACAGCCGAGCGTTTTTGACATGTATGTTAATGCAGGCAGCAATGCGGTGAAGATCCTACAGCAACTGTTGCGCGAAATGGGGCAGGACATCGTGGTTGACGGTGCCATCGGGCCACAAACCATTCGCGCCTCCCATGCCGGGTTAACCGCCGCCCCCGATCATATGGTCGACGCCTACGGCATTGCGCGGCGCAACTACTACTTTCGTCTGGCCGACCGCCGCCCTGCCAGCCGCAAATACGCGCGTAGCCGCGCAGGCGGCAAAGGCGGATGGATCCGCCGGGCCGAAGAGTTCATCACGCCGCACTACCACATGACCGACGCGGCATTCGCACAAAGGGTGGCACAATGGGGTTAA
- a CDS encoding lysophospholipid acyltransferase family protein: MRQEIVTSARDISYAHSARTVGGRALIRLMENTTGRVSLLKRAEGYQDDLAAGHGFFDAMARRCGLSLDVIRGSLDNIPSSGPVILIANHPYGILDGLMLGHILSQTRPGFRIMANSVFSRAPDLSKYLLPISFGEDRDALAVNLATRRTALKYLEQGGAIGIFPGGTVSTAARPFSQPMDPGWRSFTARMIAKSNATVVPIYFDGHTSRLFQIASHLHANLRMGLLIKEFRARVDTPVRVAIGAPITRAALDPLAGDAKAMMDFLRKATYELSPKPGQYQGLGYEFEERHRADR; this comes from the coding sequence GTGAGGCAAGAGATCGTAACGTCCGCCCGTGATATCAGCTATGCCCATTCCGCCCGCACAGTGGGCGGGAGGGCCCTGATCCGGTTAATGGAAAACACCACTGGCCGGGTTTCCCTGCTGAAACGCGCCGAGGGCTATCAAGACGATTTGGCAGCCGGGCATGGGTTCTTTGACGCGATGGCGCGACGCTGCGGTCTGTCACTGGATGTGATACGCGGATCGCTTGATAATATCCCGTCCAGCGGCCCAGTTATTCTGATCGCCAACCACCCCTATGGCATCCTTGATGGGTTGATGTTGGGGCATATCCTCAGCCAGACCCGTCCAGGTTTCCGCATTATGGCAAATTCCGTCTTCAGCCGCGCGCCGGATTTGTCGAAGTATTTGCTACCGATCAGCTTTGGCGAAGACCGCGACGCTTTGGCGGTCAATCTTGCCACCCGCCGCACGGCTTTGAAGTATCTTGAACAAGGCGGCGCCATTGGCATTTTCCCCGGTGGCACAGTCAGCACTGCGGCACGGCCCTTCTCGCAACCGATGGATCCGGGCTGGCGCAGTTTCACGGCGCGGATGATCGCCAAATCCAACGCCACGGTCGTGCCGATCTACTTTGACGGACACACCAGCCGACTGTTCCAAATCGCCAGCCATCTGCATGCCAATCTGCGAATGGGGCTGCTGATCAAAGAGTTCCGCGCCCGTGTCGATACGCCTGTGCGGGTGGCCATTGGTGCGCCAATCACGCGCGCGGCCCTTGACCCGCTTGCGGGGGACGCAAAAGCGATGATGGATTTCCTGCGCAAAGCCACTTATGAGTTGTCACCAAAGCCGGGCCAGTATCAGGGTCTTGGCTATGAGTTTGAGGAACGGCATAGAGCCGACAGGTGA
- the argC gene encoding N-acetyl-gamma-glutamyl-phosphate reductase: MTQNIAILGASGYTGAELIRLIAGHSSMQIKALGANSKAGQSMKDVFPHLRHLELPTLVTIDEIDFSQIDLCFCALPHKTSQEVIAALPKDLKIVDLSADFRLRDPEIYAKWYGNEHAAIDQQKEAVYGLTEFYREEIAAARLVAGTGCNAATGQFALRPLIAAGVIDLDDIILDLKCAVSGAGRSLKENLLHAELSEGYHGYALGSTHRHLGEFDQEFSAVAGRPVQVQFTPHLVPANRGILATCYVKGDAQVIHETMQKAYADEPFIEVLPFGEAPSTRHVRGSNFCHVGVVADRQTGRATVVAALDNLTKGSSGQALQNANLMLGLPETEGLMMAPLFP; this comes from the coding sequence ATGACCCAGAACATCGCCATTCTCGGCGCCTCCGGCTATACCGGGGCAGAACTTATCCGGTTGATTGCCGGCCATTCATCCATGCAGATCAAAGCTTTGGGGGCCAACTCTAAGGCGGGTCAAAGCATGAAGGATGTCTTTCCGCATCTGCGCCATCTTGAGCTGCCAACACTCGTTACCATCGACGAAATCGACTTTTCGCAGATTGATCTATGTTTCTGCGCGTTGCCGCATAAGACCAGCCAAGAGGTGATCGCGGCCCTCCCGAAAGATTTGAAGATCGTCGATCTTTCTGCCGATTTCCGTCTGCGCGATCCTGAGATATATGCCAAATGGTACGGCAATGAACATGCCGCCATCGATCAGCAGAAAGAGGCGGTCTATGGGCTGACCGAATTCTACCGCGAAGAAATTGCAGCGGCGCGGCTTGTGGCCGGCACCGGCTGCAACGCCGCCACGGGCCAATTCGCGCTGCGTCCGCTGATCGCCGCAGGGGTGATTGATCTGGATGACATCATTTTGGACCTGAAATGCGCTGTGTCCGGGGCAGGGCGCTCGCTCAAGGAAAATCTGCTACATGCTGAGTTAAGCGAAGGCTATCACGGCTACGCGCTTGGCAGTACGCACCGCCATTTGGGTGAGTTCGACCAAGAGTTTTCAGCCGTGGCCGGGCGCCCCGTTCAGGTGCAGTTCACCCCGCATCTGGTGCCTGCGAACCGCGGTATCTTGGCGACGTGTTATGTCAAAGGTGATGCGCAGGTCATTCATGAGACGATGCAAAAAGCCTATGCCGACGAGCCTTTCATCGAGGTACTGCCCTTTGGCGAAGCGCCCAGCACGCGGCATGTGCGCGGCTCGAACTTCTGTCACGTCGGTGTCGTGGCCGACCGCCAGACGGGGCGTGCCACAGTTGTCGCCGCCCTTGATAATCTGACCAAGGGTTCCAGTGGGCAAGCGTTGCAGAATGCAAACCTGATGCTGGGCCTGCCAGAGACTGAGGGGCTGATGATGGCCCCACTTTTCCCGTGA